In Alnus glutinosa chromosome 7, dhAlnGlut1.1, whole genome shotgun sequence, the sequence GTAATGGGCTACAAGGGAACAGGGAATTTCTTGTTGAAGTCTTGATGTTAAGTCTGCTACACCATTCTAACCTTGTTAATTTGATTGGTTATTGTGCTGATGGAGATCAAAGGCTTCTGGTTTATGAATATATGCCTCTAGGATCTTTGGAAGACCATTTACATGGTATGTATACTGTGTTACACTTACAGCCCCATGCTTTAGTTctgttctttttccttcttgatATTGGTCTGATATGGCTATTTTGCAGACATTCCACCTGGTAAGAAACGACTGGATTGGAATACAAGAATGAAAATTGCCGCTGGGGCAGCAAAGGGATTGGAATATTTACACAACAAAGCTAGTCCTCCTGTTATATACAGAGATTTGAAATGCTCCAACATTTTGCTTGGTGAAGGATATCATCCCAAGCTATCTGATTTTGGGTTGGCCAAACTTGGGCCTGTTGGGGATAACACACATGTATCCACAAGGGTCATGGGCACCTATGGATATTGTGCTCCAGAGTATGCAATGACAGGTCAACTGACTCTGAAATCagatgtttatagctttggGGTTGTTCTTTTGGAGATCATTACAGGCAGGAAAGCCATTGACAGTTCAAAAGCTCCAGCAGAGCAGAATCTGGTTGCATGGGTAAGAGGTTGCAacgtagtttttttttactgaTGTTGATAGGGTTTTGAGGCTTTCCTTGTTATTGTTGAAGTATGTTTGATTATCAAATTTTATCCTGACTTGATGACAGGCAAGACCCTTGTTCAAAGATCGAGCGAGAATCTCACAAATGGCTGATCCATTGCTTCAAGGTCAGTATCCTTACAGGGGTTTGTACCAAGCTCTTGCTATTGCAGCAATGTGTGTTCAGGAAGAGCCTCATTTGCGACCGGTCGTAGCTGACGTTGTCACTGGTTTGACTTACCTTGCTGGGCAAAAATATGATCCTAATGCACAGCGGGTGCAAAGCTCCGGCCAGGCCCCCTGTTCTTCCCCTCGAACAAAGAATGGTGATAAGAAGATCAATGGTGGTCGTTGATctgagagagattaaatagaagATTAACTTAAGAGTGCTCTATGATAGTTGTGAATCCAAATGGTTCCTTCGATGTTGGGTGGGCTGCTGCCAGCCATGCCAACCATGGCCACCGCCGTGGTAATATAGCGGTTGACGCTCATCGGGATGGCATTATATATTGTGGTTGGTGATCAGAAGCACAAACAGTCGTCGTCGACGGTTTTTCATTGCATTACAGTCGTTCCTTAGTCGTCAAATTTTGCGACGGTCTAAATAACATGTGGATTTCCCTACACCATTATACATTTGTCTTCGGAAGATATTTGTATGTTCTTTGCTCAATGCATTTGTGAACCCAGGTTGCTGTACACATACAGGCCTTCAAACTTGGCAGTGATTCCTCccttgtttttaaaaaagcacacATTCTTTATTAGTCCCAGCTGTCTCAGCCTTTGCTTACTCCTGGTATTGTTTTGTGTATTCCACCTATGAAATCTCTATAAAATATGAACTATGCCCATTTCATCCAATTTAAGAGGAATTGCTACTCttttccaagaaaaaagaaaaagaaaaagaaaaagaagaaagaagaggaaagggAGTTGCATTATGTTCCATGAATGCATATGAAGACTACAGTTGTTGAATGAAAATCACTGACTTGAAATGATAATAATGTAGCTTAAAAGTGGGTACAGCTAGCTTCCTATGTACATTAGTACATATGGCTGGAAATCCTTGAGTTGGTGGTTTGGTGATGTCTTGTAGTTTACACACGCCAGTACATACTGTGAAGGCCCATACATTGAATTACATTCTGTTTCCTTTATTCTCTCTCAT encodes:
- the LOC133872663 gene encoding probable serine/threonine-protein kinase PBL7, which gives rise to MGWIPCSGRSHSKAKTKKKKQNKVKLQDKPLDRIEPTSEKLKPSSSLDVKEAAKSGGSDQISAQTFAFRELAAATRNFRADSFLGEGGFGRVYKGRLENTCQVVAIKQLDRNGLQGNREFLVEVLMLSLLHHSNLVNLIGYCADGDQRLLVYEYMPLGSLEDHLHDIPPGKKRLDWNTRMKIAAGAAKGLEYLHNKASPPVIYRDLKCSNILLGEGYHPKLSDFGLAKLGPVGDNTHVSTRVMGTYGYCAPEYAMTGQLTLKSDVYSFGVVLLEIITGRKAIDSSKAPAEQNLVAWARPLFKDRARISQMADPLLQGQYPYRGLYQALAIAAMCVQEEPHLRPVVADVVTGLTYLAGQKYDPNAQRVQSSGQAPCSSPRTKNGDKKINGGR